The Hippoglossus hippoglossus isolate fHipHip1 chromosome 2, fHipHip1.pri, whole genome shotgun sequence genome includes a region encoding these proteins:
- the cd99 gene encoding CD99 molecule: MTFCLRVVLLLVLVAGTLGEEGFDLFDALDSGDLDLTTAKPKEQTKAPEKPKSDGGLDLLDAFGADDSTTTKPKKPSSGDTGTGGFGFDLGDALGPDNDPKPDKPAVKPPTSGGGGGSFSDSDLSDIGGGGEYKPDAGSSDGGHGEHPENDHHGGADQPQEAGSGTIAGIVSTIGVALAGVAGSYFAYQKKKLCFKLQGGVDPESGKAGQGTHSEPQVLSNLLRTS, translated from the exons ATGACGTTTTGCCTGAGGGTTGTTTTACTTCTTGTCCTCGTTGCTGGGACTTTAGGAGAAGAGG GATTTGACCTTTTCGATGCCCTTGATTCAGGTGA tttaGATCTAACAACTGCAAAACCTAAGGAGCAAACAAAGGCCCCGGAGAAGCCTAAATCTGATG GTGGGCTGGACCTTCTAGACGCATTTGGAGCAG ACGACTCAACAACTACGAAGCCAAAGAAACCAAGTTCTGGTGATACTGG tACAGGTGGCTTCGGATTTGATCTGGGTGATGCATTGGGTCCAG ACAACGACCCCAAACCCGACAAACCTGCTGTCAAACCACCAACGAGTGGAGGAG GTGGTGGCTCATTTAGTGACTCCGACTTGTCCGAtattggtggtggtggggagtaCAAGCCCGATGCAGGCAGCTCAGATGGAG GCCATGGAGAGCATCCGGAAAATGATCATCACG GTGGTGCTGATCAACCTCAAG AAGCTGGATCTGGAACGATTGCAGGAATTGTCAGTACCATAGGAGTCGCTCTGGCCGGGGTAGCAGGCAGTTACTTTGCTTACCAGAAGAAAAAGCTCTGCTTCAAGCTGCAGGGAG GTGTGGATCCGGAAAGTGGTAAAGCCGGGCAAGGCACTCACTCTGAACCTCAAG TACTCAGCAACCTGCTCAGGACATCCTAG
- the dhrsx gene encoding dehydrogenase/reductase SDR family member on chromosome X → MWLQSVLMTLLRFYLCGVKVLLYQLFNRSFTLPVLPKQNGRVAIVTGGTRGMGLETAKHLASLGMHVVIAGNEREEGAAAARKINEEGCEGKAEFVFMDLTSLKSVRQFVQGFRDRGLPLHVLVNNAGTMLVSESNTKDGFEFHFGLNYLGHFLLTNLLLDLLKTSGRQGRCSRVINMSSATHFSGVVDMEDLNRRICYSSHGAYSQSKLALVLFTYYLQEQLSAAGFPVIVNAVDPGMVDTALYDNLYSLAKMLKKPVAKILFRVHMTCFV, encoded by the exons ATGTGGCTGCAGTCGGTGTTGATGACTCTTCTCCGATTTTACTTGTGCGGCGTTAAAGTTCTTCTTTATCAGCTGTTCAACAGATCATTTACGTTACCAG tctTACCCAAGCAAAATGGAAGGGTTGCCATTGTGACGGGGGGGACCAGAGGAATGGGTTTAGAGACAGCAAAACATCTGGCAAGCCTAGGCATGCATGTTGTCATAG CTGGaaatgagagagaagagggcGCAGCCGCTGCCAGGAAGATTAATGAGGAAGGCTGCGAAGGAAAAG ctgAGTTTGTCTTTATGGACCTGACCTCACTGAAATCAGTGCGGCAGTTTGTTCAGGGTTTCAGAGACAGAGGTCTACCACTCCATGTTCTGGTTAACAATG CTGGGACTATGCTGGTTTCTGAGAGTAATACAAAGGACGGCTTTGAGTTCCACTTTGGTCTCAACTACTTGGGCCACTTCCTGCTGACCAACCTGCTGTTGGATCTGCTGAAGACGTCAGGACGACAGGGCCGCTGCTCCAGAGTCATCAACATGTCCTCTGCTACGCACTTTTCCGGAGTTGTGGACATGGAGGACTTAAACCGGAG GATCTGCTACAGTTCCCATGGTGCCTATTCTCAAAGCAAATTGGCTCTGGTCCTCTTCACCTACTACCTGCAGGAGCAGCTGTCAGCTGCCGGCTTTCCGGTTATTGTCAATGCTGTGGACCCTGGTATGGTGGACACAGCCTTGTATGACAACCTGTATAGCCTTGCAAAGATGCTGAAGAAACCAGTGGCCAAGATTCTGTTCAGGGTACATATGACTTGTTTTGTGTAA